The following proteins are encoded in a genomic region of Neisseria perflava:
- the nadB gene encoding L-aspartate oxidase: MQTDCDALIAGNGLAALTLALSLPESFRIVILCKNRLDDTASRHAQGGIAAAWSGEDDIEKHVTDTLEAGAGLCDEAAVRTILSQGKPAIEWLLAQGVAFDQNNNDLHLTREGGHTCRRIAHVADYTGEAVMQSLIAQIRRRPNIRVCERQMALDIQTESGVACGLTVIDCRTQETYRIRARYTILAGGGLGQIYSATTTPPECTGDAIAMAIRAGCAVENLEFIQFHPTGLARPSENGRTFLISEAVRGEGGILTNQSGERFMPHYDRRAELAPRDIVARAIAAEIAKQTQDFVSLDISRQPAEFVRQHFPSIHRHCLSQCGLDITHQAIPVRPVQHYTCGGIQTDPSGRTSLPQLYALGETACTGLHGANRLASNSLLECVVTARLAAQTIADGQASQTAPSQRSSENPTAEAGIFSDGLQNTFSRPVLQTFNQRHLGILRNDTGLRHAIAQLRLWKQNLAKPYTASEYENRNLLECSLAVAQAAYRRRQNIGAHFNSDC; this comes from the coding sequence ATGCAAACCGATTGCGACGCATTGATTGCCGGAAACGGGCTGGCAGCACTGACGCTCGCCCTGTCGCTGCCTGAGTCGTTCCGCATCGTCATTTTGTGCAAAAACCGGCTGGACGACACCGCAAGCCGTCATGCGCAAGGCGGGATTGCGGCGGCGTGGTCGGGAGAGGACGACATCGAAAAACACGTTACCGATACTTTGGAAGCGGGCGCGGGTTTGTGCGATGAAGCCGCCGTCCGCACCATCTTATCGCAGGGTAAACCGGCAATCGAATGGCTGCTGGCGCAGGGTGTGGCGTTCGACCAAAATAATAACGACCTGCACCTGACGCGCGAAGGCGGGCATACCTGCCGCCGAATCGCCCACGTCGCCGACTACACGGGCGAAGCAGTCATGCAGAGCCTGATTGCCCAAATACGCCGCCGCCCGAACATCCGCGTTTGCGAGCGGCAGATGGCGTTAGATATCCAAACCGAATCAGGCGTGGCGTGCGGACTGACCGTCATCGACTGTCGAACGCAAGAAACCTACCGCATCCGCGCCCGCTATACCATACTCGCAGGCGGCGGCCTCGGGCAGATTTACTCCGCCACCACCACGCCGCCCGAATGCACGGGCGATGCCATCGCTATGGCAATACGTGCAGGCTGCGCAGTCGAAAACCTCGAATTTATCCAATTCCACCCCACAGGCTTGGCAAGACCGTCCGAAAACGGACGCACCTTCCTGATTTCCGAAGCCGTGCGCGGCGAAGGCGGCATCCTGACCAACCAATCGGGCGAACGGTTTATGCCGCATTACGACCGCCGCGCCGAACTCGCGCCGCGTGACATCGTTGCCCGTGCCATCGCCGCCGAAATCGCCAAACAAACACAAGACTTCGTCTCGCTCGACATCAGCCGCCAACCCGCAGAGTTCGTCCGTCAGCATTTCCCGTCCATCCATCGGCACTGCCTGTCCCAATGCGGCTTGGACATCACGCACCAAGCCATCCCCGTCCGCCCCGTGCAACACTATACCTGCGGCGGCATCCAAACCGACCCCAGCGGCAGAACCTCCCTACCGCAGCTCTACGCCTTAGGCGAAACAGCCTGCACCGGCTTGCACGGAGCCAACCGCCTCGCCAGCAACTCCCTGCTCGAATGCGTCGTTACCGCAAGGCTTGCCGCCCAAACCATCGCGGACGGACAAGCATCCCAAACTGCACCGTCCCAAAGGTCGTCTGAAAACCCCACCGCCGAAGCAGGCATCTTTTCAGACGGCCTCCAAAACACATTCAGCCGCCCCGTCCTGCAGACGTTCAACCAACGTCATCTGGGTATCCTACGCAACGATACCGGCCTGCGCCATGCTATCGCCCAACTTCGGCTTTGGAAGCAAAACCTGGCCAAACCATACACCGCGTCCGAATACGAAAACCGCAACCTACTCGAATGCAGCCTCGCCGTAGCCCAAGCCGCATACAGGCGGAGACAGAACATCGGAGCGCATTTTAATAGTGATTGTTAA